A stretch of Alkalicella caledoniensis DNA encodes these proteins:
- a CDS encoding DNA polymerase, with the protein MKVMSVDIETFSDIDLGKCGVYRYTDSPNFDILLFAYSIDCEPVKLIDLASGDSLSTEILDALQNPKVIKTAFNANFERVALMRYLTKKLGKEIYLDPSSWRCSEVQAAMLGLPLHLEGVAKVLNLKEQKMTEGKALIRYFCLPCKPTAANGGRERNLPSDAPEKWELFKQYNIRDVEVELAIRERIKDYPIRETEQALYELDQRINDRGFEVDMDFVMQAISCDRQFTVVATEKAYELTGLENPNSVAQLKTWLSERGVEVESLSKKNVKELVDETEGEVEEALKLRLLMAKTSVKKYEAIERAVCSDGRVHGLLQFYGANRTGRWAGRLVQVQNLPQNHLPDLKLARDLVKEGRFEDIDLLFGNTPGVLSELIRTAFVPKKDHRFIVADFSAIEARVISWLAGEKWRIEVFASHGKIYEASASMMFHVPIEEVKKGSPLRQKGKVSELACGYGGGVGALKSMGALEMGVEEYELQGLIDNWRNANPRIVQFWWDIDRAAITAVKERTKTRTHGILFNCKSGMLFVTLPSGRDLVYVKPKLALNKFGREGLTYEGIGTTRKWERIETYGPKIVENIVQATARDILAHALLRLDEAGFKIVAHVHDEVICEVPNGKSSVEKVCEIMGIAPAWAKGLPLAADGYECDFYQKD; encoded by the coding sequence ATGAAAGTAATGAGCGTTGATATTGAGACATTTTCAGATATTGACCTTGGTAAGTGTGGCGTTTACCGCTACACCGACAGCCCTAATTTTGACATACTACTCTTTGCTTACAGCATAGACTGTGAGCCAGTTAAACTTATTGATCTAGCCAGTGGGGATAGCCTTAGCACAGAGATTTTGGATGCACTTCAGAACCCAAAGGTTATCAAGACCGCATTTAATGCCAACTTTGAGAGAGTAGCCCTTATGAGGTATTTAACAAAGAAACTTGGTAAAGAAATCTACCTTGACCCATCTTCGTGGAGATGCAGTGAGGTTCAGGCAGCAATGCTTGGACTTCCTCTCCACCTGGAGGGGGTAGCAAAAGTACTAAACCTAAAAGAACAGAAGATGACAGAAGGAAAAGCACTGATTCGATACTTCTGTCTACCGTGTAAACCCACTGCAGCCAATGGGGGAAGGGAAAGAAACCTGCCATCAGATGCACCGGAGAAATGGGAGCTATTTAAACAGTACAACATCCGAGATGTTGAAGTGGAACTGGCTATAAGAGAAAGGATTAAAGACTACCCTATACGGGAAACTGAACAAGCCCTTTATGAATTGGATCAGCGCATCAACGACCGAGGCTTTGAGGTAGATATGGATTTTGTGATGCAGGCCATTTCCTGTGACAGGCAGTTTACTGTAGTAGCAACAGAAAAGGCCTATGAATTAACGGGTCTAGAAAATCCAAACTCTGTAGCTCAGCTAAAGACCTGGCTATCAGAACGTGGAGTAGAAGTGGAAAGTTTATCAAAAAAGAATGTCAAGGAGCTGGTGGATGAAACAGAGGGAGAGGTAGAAGAAGCGCTTAAACTAAGGCTTCTTATGGCAAAGACCAGTGTTAAAAAATATGAAGCCATCGAGAGAGCTGTATGTTCTGATGGAAGAGTTCATGGACTGCTACAGTTTTATGGAGCCAATAGAACAGGAAGATGGGCAGGGCGCTTAGTTCAGGTGCAAAATCTACCACAGAATCACTTACCTGACTTAAAGCTTGCCAGAGATCTGGTGAAGGAAGGCCGATTTGAAGATATCGATCTACTCTTTGGAAACACACCAGGAGTCTTATCAGAGCTCATTAGAACCGCCTTTGTCCCCAAAAAAGACCATCGTTTTATCGTAGCTGACTTCTCAGCCATAGAAGCAAGAGTCATCTCTTGGCTTGCTGGGGAGAAGTGGCGCATAGAGGTATTCGCCTCTCACGGGAAAATCTACGAAGCTTCTGCCTCCATGATGTTTCATGTGCCCATTGAGGAAGTCAAAAAAGGCAGTCCCTTAAGACAAAAGGGGAAGGTTTCAGAGCTTGCTTGTGGTTATGGTGGAGGAGTAGGTGCATTGAAATCTATGGGAGCTTTAGAGATGGGAGTTGAAGAATACGAACTTCAAGGATTAATTGACAACTGGAGAAATGCTAATCCAAGAATTGTTCAGTTTTGGTGGGACATTGATAGGGCAGCCATCACAGCCGTCAAAGAAAGAACAAAAACCCGAACCCATGGGATCTTGTTTAACTGTAAAAGCGGCATGCTCTTTGTGACATTGCCATCAGGCCGGGATCTGGTTTATGTGAAACCAAAGCTTGCCCTTAATAAATTTGGTCGTGAAGGTCTGACCTATGAAGGCATTGGTACTACAAGAAAGTGGGAACGGATAGAAACCTATGGACCCAAAATTGTAGAGAATATCGTACAGGCAACAGCCAGAGATATTTTAGCTCATGCATTGCTAAGGCTTGATGAAGCAGGATTTAAGATTGTCGCTCATGTCCATGATGAGGTGATTTGTGAAGTTCCAAATGGAAAATCATCGGTTGAGAAAGTCTGTGAAATCATGGGAATTGCACCAGCATGGGCGAAAGGGCTACCACTAGCAGCTGATGGCTATGAATGTGATTTCTACCAGAAAGATTAG
- a CDS encoding DUF2815 family protein gives MSKNTRVVVAGRFSFVNLFEPKSINGSDPKYSVSVIIPKSDKRTINMVLKAIEEAKKEGAAKFGGKVPTNLKTPLRDGDIDRPDDPNYADAYFINTNSKNAPQIVDAKLQTIIDRSEVYSGCYGKVSINFYAFNVNGNRGIAAGLGNAQKLRDGEPLGGMTRAEDEFQIEEDDDFLS, from the coding sequence ATGAGTAAAAATACAAGAGTTGTTGTTGCAGGAAGATTTAGTTTCGTGAATTTGTTTGAACCAAAGAGCATCAATGGTTCAGACCCTAAGTACAGCGTATCAGTTATTATCCCTAAGAGTGATAAGAGAACAATCAACATGGTTTTAAAAGCCATTGAGGAAGCCAAGAAAGAGGGGGCAGCTAAGTTTGGAGGGAAGGTGCCAACCAATTTAAAGACACCTCTTCGTGATGGAGATATTGATAGGCCTGATGATCCTAATTATGCAGATGCCTACTTCATCAACACAAATTCAAAGAATGCTCCGCAGATTGTAGATGCAAAACTTCAAACCATCATCGATAGAAGTGAAGTCTATAGTGGCTGCTACGGTAAGGTCAGCATCAATTTCTACGCTTTTAATGTCAACGGAAACCGTGGAATCGCCGCAGGCCTTGGTAATGCACAGAAGCTAAGGGATGGTGAACCTTTAGGCGGTATGACGAGAGCTGAAGACGAGTTCCAGATTGAAGAAGACGATGACTTTTTATCTTAA
- a CDS encoding DUF2800 domain-containing protein, whose product MSGSYNAHSVLSASGAHRWMDCTPSALLEQQFPNETSIFAEEGTAAHDLAEHKLKKALKMRSKKPTSKFHSDEMDEMTDLYVEYCLGIIENAKEECQDLQILIEQKLDFSDYVPEGFGTGDLVVVGNGTLHVIDLKYGRGVVVSAEKNPQMMLYALGALSLFEMLYDIEKVSMTIIQPRVDNFSTYEVTVDELLNWAEQELKPKALLASNGDGEFCAGDHCRFCRARNQCRARAVKNLELLKYEFQDPALLLDEEVAEIIGLADELSKWASDIYTYATALAINEGKQWAGFKLVEGRTRRKYADEDVVAEKAKEAGYTDIFKQSLISITEMEKLMGKKKFKDILGDYVEKPKGKLALVPETDKREAIEPIEAEFQVEN is encoded by the coding sequence GTGAGTGGTTCATATAATGCACACTCTGTTCTGTCAGCATCAGGTGCCCACCGGTGGATGGACTGTACACCCTCAGCCCTTTTAGAACAGCAGTTTCCTAATGAGACCAGCATCTTTGCAGAAGAGGGTACAGCGGCTCATGATCTGGCGGAGCACAAGTTAAAGAAAGCCCTGAAAATGCGCTCAAAAAAACCTACCAGTAAATTTCACTCAGATGAGATGGATGAAATGACAGACCTATATGTGGAGTACTGCCTCGGAATTATAGAAAATGCCAAGGAAGAATGTCAGGACCTACAGATCCTTATCGAACAGAAACTGGACTTTAGTGATTATGTGCCAGAAGGCTTTGGCACCGGTGACCTAGTCGTTGTAGGGAACGGAACACTTCATGTGATTGACCTGAAATATGGTCGTGGTGTGGTGGTGTCAGCTGAAAAAAATCCCCAAATGATGCTCTATGCACTAGGAGCCCTATCTCTATTTGAAATGCTCTATGACATTGAAAAAGTGTCCATGACAATCATTCAGCCAAGGGTAGATAACTTCTCAACTTATGAAGTTACTGTAGATGAACTTCTTAACTGGGCAGAGCAGGAGTTAAAGCCAAAGGCGCTTCTTGCCAGTAACGGAGATGGTGAGTTTTGCGCAGGAGATCATTGCCGCTTCTGCCGGGCACGAAATCAATGCCGGGCCAGAGCTGTAAAGAATTTAGAGCTTTTAAAGTATGAGTTTCAAGATCCAGCCCTTCTTCTAGATGAAGAGGTCGCTGAAATCATAGGCCTTGCAGATGAGCTTTCTAAATGGGCCAGTGATATTTATACCTACGCCACAGCCCTTGCCATCAACGAAGGGAAACAATGGGCAGGGTTCAAGCTGGTGGAAGGAAGGACCAGAAGAAAATATGCAGATGAAGATGTAGTAGCAGAAAAGGCAAAAGAAGCTGGATACACCGACATCTTTAAACAATCCCTGATTAGCATTACAGAGATGGAAAAGCTCATGGGCAAGAAAAAGTTCAAAGATATCTTAGGGGATTATGTAGAAAAGCCAAAGGGTAAATTGGCCCTTGTCCCTGAGACGGACAAGCGTGAAGCCATAGAGCCTATTGAAGCAGAGTTTCAAGTGGAAAATTAA